A stretch of Geomonas oryzisoli DNA encodes these proteins:
- a CDS encoding histidine phosphatase family protein: MIERTRIHLIRHGEVERSYCYNGHYDVRLTQRGEEMYHQLKPRLDPDRISAVYTSDLQRTVRGGEILGPYLGVEPVTVPALRELNCGVWEGLSVAQIQEQRPDEWAARMADLENFCAPGGESLGELAGRVLPALREIVERHRGEDVLVVAHGGVNRIVLLDAIKAPLGSFFCIDQQYCAVNIIDYWADGNTVVQLVNG, from the coding sequence ATGATCGAAAGAACGAGGATACACCTGATCCGCCACGGCGAGGTGGAGCGGTCCTACTGCTACAACGGCCACTACGACGTCCGCCTCACCCAGCGCGGCGAGGAGATGTACCACCAGCTGAAACCGCGCCTGGACCCGGACCGGATCAGCGCAGTCTATACCAGCGACCTCCAGCGCACCGTGCGCGGCGGCGAGATACTGGGCCCCTATCTCGGGGTGGAGCCGGTGACCGTCCCCGCCCTGCGCGAGCTGAACTGCGGCGTGTGGGAAGGGCTGTCCGTGGCCCAGATCCAGGAACAGCGCCCCGACGAATGGGCGGCGCGGATGGCGGACCTGGAAAACTTCTGCGCGCCCGGCGGCGAGAGCCTGGGCGAGCTCGCGGGGCGCGTGTTACCGGCCCTGAGGGAGATCGTGGAGCGTCACCGGGGCGAGGACGTCCTGGTGGTGGCCCACGGCGGCGTGAACCGGATCGTCCTCCTGGACGCCATCAAGGCGCCCCTGGGCTCCTTCTTCTGCATCGATCAGCAGTACTGCGCCGTGAACATCATCGACTACTGGGCGGACGGCAACACCGTAGTCCAACTGGTCAACGGCTGA
- the cobS gene encoding adenosylcobinamide-GDP ribazoletransferase: MRLFIIAFQFLTIVPLPVSVRCEEKDLGRSMALFPLVGLTIGALLVGADFVLAPLLPRTLADLLLVAIMSIVTGALHLDGLSDVCDGLAARGSRERFLEIMKDSRVGAVGAVGLVLGLLLKYQALLALPPEYKRAALLFFPMAARFAQVQMTVGSQRARKDGLGHAFVGGAGTLQLVLAGACTVVVAGALLHLAGLVTLLLLFCLTFGIKGWSHKRLGGVTGDVIGCASELNEIFCLIFLLALLGRLG; the protein is encoded by the coding sequence ATGAGGCTATTCATCATCGCCTTCCAGTTCCTGACCATCGTGCCGCTCCCGGTCTCGGTGCGCTGCGAGGAGAAGGACCTCGGGCGCTCCATGGCCCTGTTCCCGCTGGTGGGGCTGACCATCGGGGCGCTCCTGGTCGGGGCCGACTTCGTGCTGGCGCCGCTTCTGCCGCGCACGTTGGCGGATCTCCTGCTGGTCGCCATCATGAGCATCGTGACCGGCGCCCTGCATCTGGACGGTCTCTCGGACGTCTGCGATGGGCTGGCAGCGCGCGGCTCCCGGGAACGTTTCCTCGAGATCATGAAGGATTCCCGGGTCGGCGCAGTCGGTGCGGTGGGACTGGTACTGGGGCTGTTGCTCAAGTACCAGGCGCTGCTCGCGCTGCCGCCCGAATACAAACGGGCGGCGCTGCTCTTCTTTCCCATGGCCGCGCGTTTCGCCCAGGTGCAGATGACGGTCGGGTCGCAGCGCGCCCGGAAGGACGGCTTGGGGCATGCCTTCGTCGGCGGGGCCGGGACGCTGCAGTTGGTCCTGGCCGGCGCCTGCACCGTTGTGGTTGCGGGGGCGCTGCTCCATCTTGCCGGTCTGGTGACCCTGCTGCTTCTGTTCTGTCTCACCTTCGGGATCAAGGGGTGGTCGCACAAAAGGCTTGGTGGCGTCACCGGCGATGTGATCGGCTGCGCCAGCGAGCTGAATGAGATCTTCTGCCTTATCTTCCTGCTGGCGCTCTTAGGCAGGTTGGGGTAG
- the cobT gene encoding nicotinate-nucleotide--dimethylbenzimidazole phosphoribosyltransferase yields MQLLETTLAKIQPVDEALLAKAQAKLDNKTKPLGSLGRLEEVGRRFSAITGSLAPDTAKKVIFTFAGDHGIVEEGVSLFPKEVTPQMVLNFLRGGAGVNVLARHSGAEVRVVDVGVDYDFEPAPGLIIRKVAKGTRNFAKGSAMTREEAVAAIEVGIALADEAKKEGVAMVGTGEMGIGNTSPSSAIIAAIAGCTVREVTHRGTGIGDEALEKKIKVIQAGLDLNRPEPQDPLDVLTKVGGLEIAGIAGLVLGAAANRMPVVVDGFISTAGALIASEMHPAVRDYIFTAHNSVEIGHQMMLERIGVKPLLDLQLRLGEGTGAALAMGLIEAGVKILKEMATFEEAGVASS; encoded by the coding sequence ATGCAACTTCTGGAAACGACACTCGCCAAGATTCAGCCGGTGGACGAGGCGCTGCTCGCCAAGGCCCAGGCCAAACTCGATAACAAGACCAAGCCGCTGGGCTCGCTGGGGCGCCTGGAGGAGGTCGGCCGCCGCTTCTCAGCCATCACCGGCAGCCTCGCCCCCGATACCGCCAAGAAGGTGATCTTCACCTTCGCCGGCGACCACGGCATCGTGGAAGAGGGCGTCTCCCTGTTCCCCAAAGAGGTGACGCCGCAGATGGTGCTCAACTTCCTGCGCGGCGGCGCCGGCGTCAACGTGCTCGCCCGTCACAGCGGCGCAGAGGTACGCGTGGTGGACGTGGGGGTCGACTACGACTTCGAACCCGCTCCGGGGCTCATCATCCGCAAGGTGGCCAAGGGAACCCGCAATTTCGCCAAGGGGAGCGCCATGACCCGCGAGGAGGCCGTCGCCGCCATCGAGGTCGGTATCGCTCTCGCCGACGAAGCCAAGAAGGAAGGGGTCGCCATGGTGGGCACCGGTGAGATGGGGATCGGCAACACCAGCCCCTCCTCCGCCATCATCGCAGCCATCGCCGGTTGCACCGTCCGCGAGGTCACCCACCGCGGCACCGGCATCGGAGACGAGGCGCTCGAGAAGAAGATCAAGGTGATCCAGGCAGGCCTCGACCTGAACCGCCCCGAGCCGCAGGACCCGCTGGACGTGCTCACCAAGGTAGGCGGGCTGGAGATCGCAGGCATCGCCGGCCTCGTGCTGGGCGCCGCCGCCAACCGGATGCCGGTGGTGGTGGACGGCTTCATTTCCACCGCAGGCGCGCTGATCGCCTCCGAAATGCATCCTGCCGTGCGCGACTACATCTTCACCGCGCACAACTCCGTCGAGATCGGGCACCAGATGATGCTGGAGCGCATCGGCGTCAAGCCGCTGCTCGACCTGCAGCTGCGCCTGGGTGAGGGAACCGGCGCCGCGCTGGCCATGGGGCTCATCGAGGCAGGTGTCAAGATCCTGAAGGAAATGGCCACCTTCGAAGAAGCCGGGGTGGCCTCCTCCTAA
- the cobU gene encoding bifunctional adenosylcobinamide kinase/adenosylcobinamide-phosphate guanylyltransferase — MSKVVLVTGGARSGKSRFAEGLAEKYAPLRGYLATGEPGDAEMAQRIARHQGRRGPEWQTVEEPLAVAEAIRTHEGRFNVMLLDCVTLWISNLLFRCPGGAVEALAHVENFAGSFASLKTPLIIVTNEVGMGIVPEHPLSRSFRDLAGEANEIIAAAADEVYVTISGLPLRLK; from the coding sequence ATGTCCAAAGTGGTCCTGGTTACCGGCGGCGCCCGCAGCGGCAAGAGCCGCTTCGCCGAGGGGCTGGCCGAGAAGTACGCGCCGCTGCGGGGCTACCTCGCCACGGGCGAGCCGGGTGACGCCGAGATGGCCCAGCGCATCGCGCGGCACCAGGGACGGCGCGGCCCGGAATGGCAGACCGTCGAGGAGCCGCTCGCGGTGGCTGAGGCGATCCGCACCCACGAGGGGCGCTTCAACGTGATGCTCCTGGACTGCGTGACCCTCTGGATCTCCAACCTCCTCTTCCGCTGCCCGGGCGGGGCCGTCGAGGCACTGGCCCACGTGGAGAATTTCGCCGGCAGCTTCGCCTCGCTCAAGACTCCACTCATCATCGTCACCAACGAGGTAGGGATGGGGATCGTCCCCGAGCACCCGCTCTCCCGCAGTTTCCGCGACCTGGCCGGGGAGGCCAACGAGATCATCGCCGCCGCCGCGGACGAGGTGTACGTCACCATTTCAGGACTGCCGCTCAGGCTGAAGTGA
- the yihA gene encoding ribosome biogenesis GTP-binding protein YihA/YsxC, with amino-acid sequence MIVKNTEFIKSATRPAHYPAGDLPEIAFAGRSNVGKSSLVNVLVNRKNLVRTSSTPGRTQLINFFQVNDDFMLVDLPGYGYAKVPLAVKKDWRPMMETYLSKRENLRGVVLILDIRRVPNDDDLQMLAWLRAYSIAPIIVVTKCDKLSKNERARQTAVICSTLGVAKEELTFFSALSKEGKDAVWTRIDAVLAPGKGETGEFAEEAEPDSD; translated from the coding sequence TTGATTGTAAAGAACACTGAATTCATTAAAAGCGCGACCCGCCCCGCCCACTACCCCGCAGGCGACCTCCCGGAGATAGCCTTTGCGGGGCGCTCCAACGTCGGTAAGTCCTCATTGGTCAACGTGTTGGTGAACCGGAAGAACCTGGTGCGCACCAGTTCCACCCCCGGCCGCACCCAACTCATCAACTTCTTCCAGGTCAATGACGATTTCATGCTGGTGGACCTCCCGGGCTACGGCTATGCCAAGGTGCCATTGGCGGTGAAGAAGGATTGGCGCCCGATGATGGAGACCTACCTGTCAAAAAGGGAAAACCTGCGCGGGGTGGTGCTCATCCTGGACATCCGCCGTGTCCCCAACGACGACGACCTGCAGATGCTTGCCTGGCTGCGCGCCTACTCCATCGCGCCCATCATCGTGGTTACCAAGTGCGACAAGCTGTCCAAGAACGAACGGGCCCGCCAGACAGCGGTGATCTGCAGCACCCTCGGCGTGGCCAAGGAAGAGCTTACCTTCTTCTCCGCACTGAGCAAGGAAGGAAAAGATGCGGTCTGGACCCGCATCGACGCCGTTCTCGCCCCCGGCAAGGGCGAAACCGGCGAATTTGCTGAGGAAGCGGAACCCGATAGTGATTGA
- a CDS encoding HDOD domain-containing protein, with amino-acid sequence MNKELETAIMTAADLPTIPIVAIKVMELIESENATAEELAKIVSSDPAVAARVLKISNSSFYGCRRQIQTLSSAIVVLGFSTLRSLVVAASVKQVYKPYGLTEKMLWEHSFAAGLAARIIAGRTRAANEEEAFLAGLFHDIGKIIMNTLDRDKFQEVMQHCYNEGITFGQAEKGIYPFTHDEVGAYVIKKWNFPEVLTTAILQHHQLDFSELDDPALVNLTAVTSLADQFCLKLGIGVREPREDIDIAASKAGQMLKITEQNAAEMLDVFDKAFAEDKALFTS; translated from the coding sequence ATGAATAAAGAACTTGAGACTGCGATCATGACCGCAGCAGACCTGCCCACCATTCCCATCGTTGCCATCAAGGTGATGGAGCTCATCGAAAGCGAGAATGCCACGGCAGAAGAACTCGCCAAAATCGTCTCGTCCGACCCGGCCGTCGCGGCACGGGTCCTCAAAATATCCAACTCCTCATTTTACGGCTGCCGCAGGCAGATTCAGACCCTCTCCAGCGCCATCGTCGTCCTCGGCTTCAGCACCCTGAGAAGCCTCGTGGTGGCGGCATCGGTGAAGCAGGTCTACAAGCCCTACGGCCTGACCGAGAAGATGCTCTGGGAACATTCCTTCGCAGCCGGACTCGCCGCCAGGATCATCGCCGGGCGCACCCGTGCCGCCAACGAGGAGGAGGCCTTCCTCGCCGGACTGTTCCACGACATCGGCAAGATCATCATGAATACCCTGGACCGGGACAAGTTCCAGGAAGTGATGCAGCACTGTTACAACGAGGGGATTACCTTCGGGCAGGCGGAAAAGGGGATCTATCCCTTCACCCATGACGAGGTGGGTGCGTACGTGATCAAGAAGTGGAACTTCCCCGAGGTCCTGACCACGGCGATCCTGCAGCACCACCAGCTGGACTTCAGCGAACTGGATGACCCCGCACTGGTCAACCTCACCGCGGTGACCTCGTTGGCGGACCAGTTCTGCCTCAAGCTCGGTATCGGGGTCAGGGAACCGCGGGAAGACATCGACATCGCCGCTTCCAAAGCTGGCCAGATGCTGAAGATCACGGAACAGAACGCAGCCGAAATGCTGGATGTCTTCGACAAGGCCTTCGCCGAGGACAAGGCCCTGTTCACCAGCTAG
- a CDS encoding sensor histidine kinase — MKLNTKLVMIMLTMLVVATLILFILNQFSQNDLVQEIQESSTVVSKAIQLSVEDLTSEEESTRLSEYLSHAKNKGVNEINIINNEGEIINSSDPAQVGKKREIKKLEKGLKRRGGGGGSSLKPYDLVVPVIVGDEQLGYVQINLLLDNIRDIQHANFVRRLSVTVLVFMGGMILIIFLARRYTSPIHRLASGVNNVSAGDLSVTFDAESGDEIGELAENLNEMVKKLKEKEQLEKRLYEAEHLSKVGQLAAGIAHEIRNPLNYISLAIDHLKSELLPTCPEKGGELEAIADNIKEEVRKANYMVLNFMNYGRPLKLKLQQVNYADLVDRAIHLMQDRLVERNMQVVREIPQDLPAMQIDPELMRNCLCNFISNSMQAMSDGGTITLGAAVDQETGECRLSFSDSGVGIEEQDLEKVFQPYFTTREAGIGLGLAITERIVKEHGGRITVQSRKGEGTTFTVILPAGALAGAGRGKDARQVARAAATSDQAAGN, encoded by the coding sequence ATGAAACTGAACACGAAGCTGGTGATGATCATGCTCACCATGCTGGTAGTCGCCACACTGATCCTCTTCATCCTGAACCAGTTCAGTCAGAACGATCTGGTGCAGGAGATCCAGGAGAGTTCCACGGTAGTTTCCAAGGCCATTCAGCTGAGCGTCGAGGACCTGACCTCGGAAGAGGAATCAACCCGCCTCTCCGAGTACTTAAGCCACGCCAAAAACAAGGGCGTCAACGAGATCAACATCATCAACAACGAAGGTGAGATCATCAACTCCTCCGACCCGGCCCAGGTCGGCAAGAAGCGCGAGATCAAGAAGCTGGAGAAGGGACTCAAGCGCCGCGGCGGCGGGGGCGGCAGCTCGCTCAAGCCTTACGACCTGGTGGTGCCTGTCATCGTAGGCGACGAGCAGCTTGGCTACGTGCAGATCAACCTCCTTCTGGACAACATCCGCGACATCCAGCACGCCAACTTCGTCCGTCGCCTCTCCGTGACTGTCCTGGTGTTCATGGGGGGGATGATACTGATCATCTTCCTGGCGCGCCGCTACACCAGTCCGATCCACCGCCTGGCGTCGGGGGTCAACAACGTCTCCGCCGGCGACCTGAGCGTCACCTTCGACGCGGAAAGCGGCGACGAGATCGGCGAACTGGCCGAGAACCTGAACGAGATGGTGAAGAAGCTCAAGGAAAAGGAACAGCTCGAGAAGCGACTTTACGAGGCGGAGCACCTTTCCAAGGTGGGGCAGCTGGCGGCGGGCATCGCGCACGAGATCAGGAACCCGCTCAACTACATAAGCCTCGCCATCGACCACCTCAAAAGCGAGCTGCTTCCCACCTGCCCCGAGAAGGGGGGCGAGTTGGAGGCGATCGCGGACAACATCAAGGAAGAGGTGCGCAAGGCCAACTACATGGTGCTCAACTTCATGAACTACGGCCGGCCGCTCAAGCTCAAGCTGCAGCAGGTGAACTACGCCGACCTGGTCGACCGGGCGATCCACCTCATGCAGGACCGGCTGGTCGAGAGGAACATGCAGGTGGTGCGCGAGATCCCGCAGGACCTGCCCGCCATGCAGATCGACCCGGAGCTGATGCGCAACTGCCTGTGCAACTTCATCAGCAACAGCATGCAGGCCATGAGCGACGGTGGCACCATCACCCTGGGCGCCGCCGTGGACCAGGAAACCGGGGAGTGCCGCCTGAGCTTCAGCGACAGCGGCGTGGGCATCGAAGAACAGGACCTGGAGAAGGTGTTCCAGCCCTACTTCACCACCCGCGAGGCGGGCATCGGCCTCGGGCTCGCCATCACCGAACGGATCGTCAAGGAACACGGCGGACGCATCACGGTGCAAAGCCGCAAGGGAGAAGGAACCACCTTCACGGTGATCCTTCCCGCGGGGGCGCTGGCCGGAGCCGGGCGCGGCAAAGACGCGCGGCAGGTGGCGCGGGCAGCGGCAACATCGGACCAGGCAGCGGGAAACTAG
- a CDS encoding sigma-54-dependent transcriptional regulator, translated as MSGSILIVDDEKGQRDILSAILSKKGYRITSVPSGEEALQELERAEYDLLLTDLKMQGISGMELMERVLADNPAQCVVMMTAHGTIDSAVEAMKKGAFDYLEKPLEREDLILTVQRAFERIMLLKENRVLHKKLAETKTLPNMIGEHPKMMEVARIIHKIAPTSTTVLIYGESGTGKELVARAIHDGSPRKDRAFFAINCAAIPDALIESELFGHEKGSFTGAGSREIGIFEAAEGGTVFLDEIGEMNVSMQAKLLRAIQEKEIRRVGGKVNIPVDVRIISATNKDLEQETKRGQFREDLFYRLNVIRITLPPLRERGNDIVTLANFFLKKYSQASGISVKGIGKPALKILLDYSWPGNVRQLESVIERGVLMAESDYIQPEDLPAEVHHDASLAGSLPFDFPAEGISIDNLERDLITKAMQRADWVIAKAAPLLGMSYKTLQYRLEKFGIGRPE; from the coding sequence ATGAGCGGCAGCATCCTGATAGTAGACGACGAGAAAGGGCAGCGCGACATCCTGAGCGCCATCCTGTCCAAGAAAGGGTACCGGATCACCTCAGTCCCCAGCGGCGAGGAGGCACTCCAGGAGCTGGAGCGCGCCGAGTACGACCTCCTGCTCACCGACCTGAAGATGCAGGGGATCTCCGGCATGGAGCTCATGGAACGGGTGCTGGCGGACAACCCGGCCCAGTGCGTGGTGATGATGACCGCCCACGGCACCATCGACTCCGCGGTCGAGGCGATGAAGAAGGGGGCTTTCGACTACCTGGAGAAACCGCTGGAGCGGGAAGACCTGATCCTCACCGTGCAGCGCGCCTTCGAGCGCATCATGCTCCTCAAGGAAAACCGGGTGCTGCACAAGAAGCTGGCCGAGACGAAGACGCTCCCCAACATGATCGGGGAACACCCGAAGATGATGGAGGTGGCGCGCATCATCCACAAGATCGCCCCGACCTCCACCACGGTGCTCATCTATGGGGAATCGGGTACCGGCAAGGAGCTGGTGGCGCGCGCCATCCACGACGGCAGCCCGCGCAAGGACCGGGCCTTCTTCGCCATCAACTGCGCCGCCATCCCCGACGCCCTCATCGAGAGCGAGCTCTTCGGCCACGAGAAGGGGTCCTTCACCGGCGCCGGGAGCCGTGAGATCGGCATCTTCGAGGCGGCCGAGGGGGGGACCGTCTTTCTGGACGAGATCGGCGAGATGAACGTCTCCATGCAGGCGAAGCTCCTGCGCGCCATCCAGGAGAAGGAGATCCGCCGGGTGGGGGGTAAGGTGAACATCCCGGTCGACGTGAGGATCATCTCCGCGACCAACAAGGACCTGGAGCAGGAAACCAAGCGGGGGCAGTTCCGCGAGGACCTCTTCTACCGGCTCAACGTGATCCGCATTACCCTGCCCCCCTTACGCGAGCGGGGCAACGACATCGTCACCCTGGCCAACTTCTTCCTGAAGAAGTACAGCCAGGCATCCGGCATCTCGGTCAAGGGGATCGGCAAGCCGGCGCTCAAGATACTCCTGGACTACAGCTGGCCCGGCAACGTGCGCCAGCTCGAAAGCGTGATCGAGCGCGGCGTGCTGATGGCGGAAAGCGACTACATCCAACCCGAGGACCTGCCCGCCGAGGTCCACCACGACGCCTCCCTGGCCGGCTCACTCCCCTTCGACTTCCCGGCCGAGGGGATATCGATCGACAACCTGGAACGCGACCTGATCACCAAGGCGATGCAGAGGGCCGACTGGGTCATCGCCAAAGCGGCACCACTTCTCGGCATGAGCTACAAGACGCTACAATACCGGCTGGAGAAGTTCGGTATAGGGAGGCCGGAGTAA
- the glgP gene encoding alpha-glucan family phosphorylase yields MNLFSTLHRFTVVPSLPKELAGLQRIAYNLWWTWEPEAIGLFKRLDPELWRATRHNPLEMLGCLQQATYDSLMLDEGFMSHLAQVEERLDEYLAARTWYERHGTPRARIAYFSMEFGLHESLPIYSGGLGILAGDHLKSASDLGLPLVGMGLLYRQGYFRQHLNFEGWQQEVYPENDFYNLPLHLERDAQGAPLNLELEFPGRNVRVQIWRVQVGRVRLYLLDSNLEENAPADREITTRLYGGDQEMRIRQEIVLGIGGIRALRLLGIEPNVCHMNEGHAAFLALERVRILMEERSLRFREAMEAVRGGNVFTTHTPVEAGIDHFPPELLERYLGYYYRHLGLSREQFLTLGMQNHGRSNENFCMAVLAMKLSLHSNGVSELHGMVSRRMWADVWPDLPEEQLPLTYVTNGVHQKSWLSEEMSGLLTRYLGTRWLEQSDDALWRKVSRIPDAELWRTHRRGTERLVAYARVSLRAQLQKLDAGAKEIDRAGDVLDPEILTIGFARRFATYKRGTLLLHDKERLERILNHPERPVQIVFAGKAHPADHQGKELIRQIVQLAQQEKFRRRIVFLEDYDISVARRLVQGVDVWLNTPLRPQEASGTSGMKVAFNGGLNMSILDGWWCEGYRGNNGWAIGRGEVYDDLPYQNEVESRALYDLLEKEIVPLFYNRGSDGVPRGWTAFMKASMQSLCPVFSTDRMVQEYARRCYLPAFENWERLNRDDLRLAVELARWKERLHGVWGGLAIVAVQAECDREVTVGQKVPISVQIMSGDVPLSEIAVEVYFGVLDSRGAIVGGEVVPLDPAPDPDKVGHFGGELECRFCGRHGFLLRVMPRHPELGTVYDPGLILWG; encoded by the coding sequence ATGAACCTCTTCTCGACGCTGCACCGCTTCACCGTTGTCCCTTCGCTCCCCAAGGAGCTCGCCGGGCTGCAACGGATCGCATACAACCTCTGGTGGACGTGGGAGCCGGAGGCCATCGGACTTTTCAAGCGCCTCGACCCGGAACTGTGGCGGGCGACGCGCCACAACCCCCTGGAGATGCTGGGGTGCCTGCAGCAGGCCACCTACGACAGCCTCATGCTGGACGAGGGGTTCATGTCGCACCTGGCCCAGGTGGAGGAGAGGCTCGACGAGTACCTCGCCGCGCGCACCTGGTACGAGCGGCACGGCACGCCCCGGGCGCGCATCGCCTACTTCTCGATGGAGTTCGGCCTGCACGAGTCGCTCCCCATCTACTCCGGGGGGCTCGGCATCCTGGCCGGCGATCACCTGAAGTCGGCCAGCGACCTCGGGCTGCCGCTGGTCGGGATGGGGCTTTTGTACCGCCAGGGGTACTTCCGGCAGCACCTTAACTTCGAGGGGTGGCAGCAGGAGGTCTACCCCGAGAACGACTTCTACAACCTTCCGCTGCACCTGGAACGGGACGCGCAGGGAGCCCCCCTCAACCTGGAGCTGGAGTTTCCGGGCCGAAACGTCCGGGTGCAGATCTGGCGGGTCCAGGTGGGACGGGTGCGGCTCTACCTTCTGGACAGCAATCTCGAGGAGAACGCGCCGGCCGATCGCGAGATCACCACGAGGCTCTACGGCGGCGACCAGGAGATGCGCATCAGGCAGGAGATCGTCCTGGGGATCGGCGGCATCCGCGCGCTGCGCCTTTTGGGAATCGAGCCCAACGTCTGCCACATGAACGAGGGACACGCCGCCTTCCTCGCCCTGGAACGGGTCCGGATCCTCATGGAGGAGCGCTCGCTCCGCTTCCGCGAGGCCATGGAGGCGGTCCGCGGCGGCAACGTCTTCACCACCCACACCCCGGTCGAGGCCGGCATCGACCACTTCCCCCCCGAACTCCTCGAGCGCTACCTCGGCTATTACTACCGCCACCTGGGGCTCAGTCGCGAACAGTTCCTGACCCTGGGAATGCAGAACCACGGCCGCAGCAACGAGAACTTCTGCATGGCGGTGCTGGCCATGAAGCTCTCGCTGCACTCAAACGGGGTCAGCGAGCTGCACGGCATGGTATCGCGCCGCATGTGGGCCGACGTCTGGCCCGATCTTCCCGAAGAACAACTCCCCCTCACCTACGTCACCAACGGCGTGCACCAGAAGAGCTGGCTCTCCGAGGAGATGAGCGGCCTTTTGACCCGCTACCTCGGCACGCGCTGGCTGGAGCAGAGCGACGACGCCCTCTGGCGCAAGGTGTCCCGCATCCCCGACGCGGAGCTTTGGCGCACGCACCGACGCGGCACGGAACGCCTGGTGGCCTACGCCCGCGTGAGCCTCAGGGCGCAGTTGCAGAAGCTGGACGCGGGGGCCAAGGAGATCGACCGCGCCGGCGACGTGCTCGACCCGGAAATCCTCACCATCGGCTTCGCGCGCCGCTTCGCCACCTACAAGCGCGGCACGCTTTTGTTGCACGACAAGGAGCGGCTGGAGCGGATCCTGAACCACCCGGAACGCCCGGTGCAGATCGTCTTTGCCGGCAAGGCCCATCCCGCCGACCACCAGGGCAAGGAACTGATCCGGCAGATCGTGCAGCTCGCGCAGCAGGAGAAGTTCCGGCGCCGCATCGTGTTCCTGGAGGACTACGACATCTCGGTGGCGCGCCGCCTGGTGCAGGGGGTGGACGTGTGGCTGAACACCCCGCTGCGCCCCCAGGAGGCCAGCGGCACCAGCGGCATGAAGGTCGCCTTCAACGGCGGGCTGAACATGAGCATCCTGGACGGCTGGTGGTGCGAGGGGTACCGGGGCAACAACGGCTGGGCCATCGGCAGGGGCGAGGTGTACGACGACCTCCCCTACCAGAACGAGGTGGAGAGCAGGGCTCTCTACGACCTCCTGGAGAAGGAGATCGTGCCCCTGTTCTACAACCGCGGCAGCGACGGCGTGCCTCGGGGATGGACGGCCTTCATGAAGGCGTCGATGCAGAGCCTCTGCCCGGTCTTTTCCACCGATCGCATGGTGCAGGAGTACGCCCGGCGCTGCTACCTCCCCGCCTTCGAGAACTGGGAGCGGCTGAACCGGGACGACCTGAGGCTCGCCGTGGAGCTCGCGCGCTGGAAGGAGCGGCTGCACGGCGTGTGGGGGGGGCTTGCCATCGTGGCGGTCCAGGCCGAGTGCGATCGGGAGGTGACGGTGGGGCAAAAGGTCCCCATCTCGGTGCAGATCATGTCGGGGGATGTGCCGCTCTCCGAGATCGCGGTCGAGGTCTATTTCGGGGTGCTGGATTCGCGGGGCGCCATCGTCGGGGGAGAGGTCGTGCCGCTCGACCCCGCCCCGGACCCGGACAAGGTCGGGCACTTCGGCGGCGAGCTGGAATGCCGCTTCTGCGGCCGGCATGGGTTCCTCTTGCGGGTCATGCCGCGGCACCCGGAACTGGGCACCGTGTACGACCCGGGCCTTATCCTATGGGGGTGA